A section of the Ciona intestinalis chromosome 4, KH, whole genome shotgun sequence genome encodes:
- the LOC100177246 gene encoding transmembrane protein 145-like — MYLLTLLVGVLTVTCCSGLYLEGRLFTREDWSFLSRFCFLSDIGRMQFKFVFPYADCCNNILLYFDDGVQWPKVYKNSSKTCHQKEAVLEPENNQIINLTTRYTWSGCVLHNSSGENSGVLVCEGGRSFRSKHERWWYIAISNCKSGQLGKGIDLTYQVKLTNGHSFWTEHFSADEFGILETNLFFLIVFALMLILSIHVAVSLQNRQMLHTTYKMFMVCIALEVFGLLMLCVAIGTYASDGIGNNGLKLIGEILGTSAELLFLLLLLLLGKGFTITRGHLSYAGTIKMSVFITVYAVIDVILFLYEYILFDPGLVLYVYESPAGYGLIGLRLAAWVWFSYGIIFTLKHYPEKNKFYYPLYGIYTIWFYAIPIIVLVATFAIPRYMRRKVVNGLQRCIDFLAYSVFLTLMRPQAANRNFPYHVRTSQIGTVVSVTDGKTHATSNFPHNMYSESAGSTSAAVFDIFTVHSVVPRVAGGRENVVRNQTTRFRTSSSTESESGPPPYRAPSPPHSNVNTAGVDHMYELPAHLTVDVPDCFKATSPTNN; from the exons ATGTATCTTTTAACATTGCTAGTTGGGGTGCTGACTGTAACTTGCTGCAGTGGTTTATACCTGGAAGGGAGATTATTCACAAGAGAG GATTGGTCTTTTCTTAGCAGGTTCTGCTTTCTATCAGATATTGGGAGAATGcagtttaaatttgtgtttccATAT GCTGATTGTTGCAACAacattcttttatattttgatgaTGGAGTTCAATGGccaaaagtttataaaaattcttCTAAA ACCTGTCATCAAAAGGAAGCTGTTTTGGAACCTGAAAATAACCAGATAATTAACCTTACCACTCGTTATACATGGAGTGGATGCGTG CTGCATAACTCAAGTGGTGAAAACAGTGGTGTACTTGTATGTGAAGGTGGCAGAAGCTTTAGATCAAAACATGAAAGATGGTGGTACATTGCAATAAGCAACTGTAAAT CTGGTCAGTTGGGTAAAGGAATTGATCTAACATATCAAGTCAAACTAACAAATGGACATTCATTTTGGACTGAACACTTTTCTGCTGATGAATTTG gAATTTTAGAGACCAACCTATTTTTCCTTATTGTATTTGCGTTGATGCTGATACTATCAATACATGTTGCAG tGAGTTTACAAAATCGACAGATGCTCCATACAAcgtataagatgtttatggtGTGCATAGCGTTAGAAG tgtTTGGTCTCCTTATGTTGTGTGTGGCAATTGGAACTTATGCTTCTGATGGCATTGGAAATAATGGACTTAAACTCATAG GTGAAATATTGGGCACATCTGCTGAACTATTGTTTCTCTTATTGCTTCTACTCCTCGGTAAAGGCTTTACTATCACACGTGGCCACTTATCCTATGCAGGGACCATTAAGATGTCTGTATTCATCACTGTGTATGCTGTTATTGATGTTATTCTGTTTCTATATGAATACATA CTATTTGATCCTGGTCTTGTACTTTATGTTTATGAATCCCCTGCTGGATATGGTTTAATTGGGTTGCGTCTTGCTGCTTGGGTGTGGTTCTCATATGGAATTATATTCACACTAAAGCATTatcctgaaaaaaataagttctATTACCCCCTGTATGGAATATACACTATATG GTTTTACGCAATTCCAATAATAGTGTTGGTTGCTACATTTGCCATCCCACGTTATATGAGAAGGAAAGTTGTGAATGGATTACAAAGATGTATCGACTTCCTTGCTTATTCAGTCTTCCTG ACACTGATGCGTCCACAGGCAGCGAATCGTAACTTTCCATACCACGTACGAACGTCACAAATTGGGACCGTAGTTTCAGTCACTGATGGTAAAACTCATGCAACGTCCAACTTTCCACACAACATGTATTCGGAGTCTGCAGGGAGCACCTCTGCGGCAGTTTTCGACATTTTTACAGTTCACTCTGTAGTGCCTCGTGTGGCAGGAGGGAGAGAGAATGTTGTTCGTAATCAAACCACTCGTTTTCGGACATCTTCTTCAACCGAATCA GAATCTGGTCCGCCACCTTATAGAGCTCCATCACCCCCACATTCAAACGTAAATACAGCCGGGGTAGACCACATGTACGAACTACCTGCTCATCTTACTGTAGATGTACCGGACTGTTTTAAAGCAACCTCTCCCACAAATAACtga
- the LOC104265610 gene encoding mitochondrial import inner membrane translocase subunit Tim29-like: MSKILAAVKARFSKLNQSLKDSIKRTVDDYKAAASDTAENIKSRPARSLLNTAAFCGAIYLYKTVPEEQNFHASLVEASNDLLLVGDAIRNPVPDNHVQKIMQYTTKGMLRYRHFGVFSVIYFSDYDRDERTYLSQCKYTNPTWTELPSRVLDIGCMGKWWKLRWVMTDFDVNFEEHSKEFNHYYEELWDQIRTFFGYTYFNNLIAQPLKTQLYVATPADDKV, from the coding sequence ATGTCCAAGATATTAGCTGCGGTAAAAGCACGATTTTCAAAGCTTAACCAGTCGCTGAAGGATTCCATTAAAAGGACAGTTGACGATTACAAAGCAGCGGCATCAGACACTgcggaaaatattaaaagtcgGCCTGCCAGGTCTCTTTTAAACACTGCAGCATTTTGTGGcgcaatatatttatataaaactgtaccaGAAGAGCAGAACTTCCATGCTTCTCTAGTTGAAGCTTCGAATGATCTTCTTTTAGTTGGAGACGCCATTCGTAATCCAGTCCCAGATAACCATGttcaaaaaataatgcaaTACACGACAAAGGGAATGTTAAGATACCGCCACTTTGGTGTTTTCTCTGTGATTTATTTCTCAGATTACGACAGGGATGAACGAACCTATCTTTCCCAGTGTAAATACACAAACCCTACATGGACTGAACTGCCAAGTAGAGTACTAGATATTGGTTGCATGGGTAAATGGTGGAAGCTACGATGGGTCATGACAGATTTTGACGTCAATTTCGAGGAGCATTCCAAAGAATTCAATCATTATTATGAAGAGCTTTGGGATCAAATACGGACTTTTTTCGGTTACACAtactttaataatttaattgcCCAACCATTGAAAACCCAGCTTTATGTAGCAACACCTGCTGACGATAAagtatga
- the LOC100187477 gene encoding persulfide dioxygenase ETHE1, mitochondrial-like, protein TVNTHVHADHVTGTGMLKEKIPNIKSVISRTSGAKADMFVEHGDSFMFGEQVVDCRATPGHTAGCMTYVLPEHAIAFTGDALLIRACGRTDFQQGNSETLYDSVHNQIFTLPDHFQLYPGHDYMGFSVTTVAEEKILNPRLTLSKEKFVKFMKDLNLAYPKLIDVSVPANLKCGEISRQALLGSEQILNK, encoded by the exons ACAGTAAACACCCACGTACATGCTGATCACGTAACCGGAACTGGTATGCTGAAGGAAAAAATTCCAAATATTAAATCGGTGATTTCTCGAACATCTGGTGCCAAAGCAGACATGTTTGTGGAACATGGAGACTCATTTATGTTTGGTGAACAG GTTGTTGATTGTAGAGCCACCCCCGGCCACACCGCAGGTTGTATGACTTATGTACTACCAGAACATGCTATTGCCTTCACTGGAGATGCATTGCTTATAAGGGCTTGTGGTAGAACTGACTTCCAGCAGG GAAATTCTGAAACACTGTATGATTCTGTACATAATCAGATATTCACGTTACCAGATCACTTCCAACTTTACCCTGGACATGATTACATGG GTTTCTCAGTAACAACAGTGGCAGAGGAAAAAATTCTGAACCCTAGGTTAACTTTaagtaaagaaaaatttgtCAAATTTATGAAAGATCTTAATCTTGCATATCCAAAACTAATAG atgTTTCTGTTCCTGCAAATCTTAAATGTGGGGAAATAAGTCGACAGGCATTACTTGGAAGTGAACAAATTCTGAACAAATAA
- the LOC100185086 gene encoding collagen triple helix repeat-containing protein 1-like isoform X2 has protein sequence MGFLCYLPELLFLCCLTCSVKAPAALLGSENSEPEVVSVRDTRETVEERLLTVDRNDNEVTTSENSTSVVEACPGIAVIQGPPGVPGIPGSHGIPGVPGIKGEDGECDCIGKIQFSTKQCSWNDYNFAMSLGPIQSCTFNKMLSSTALKVEWHGSTRIKCLDQNPCCNRWYFTFDGSECRDPQPIEGLVYVDDGNATLNIHRHMSVVGLCTGLNQGLVDVGFAIGNCDGGYVRGYTRTGWNSASRIIIQEIPVN, from the exons ATGGGTTTCCTATGCTACTTGCCAGAATTATTATTCCTATGTTGCCTCACATGTAGTGTAAAGGCACCAGCAGCTCTTTTAGGATCAGAAAACTCAGAGCCTGAAGTGGTATCTGTAAGAGATACAAGAGAGACAGTAGAAGAAAGACTTTTAACAGTGGACCGTAATGACAATGAAGTTACAACA aGTGAAAACTCCACCTCAGTTGTAGAAGCATGCCCAGGTATTGCAGTAATTCAAGGACCTCCTGGTGTGCCTGGTATCCCTGGCTCACATGGAATACCTGGCGTGCCAGGAATTAAGGGAGAAGATGGAGAATGCGACTGCATAGGAAAG ATTCAATTTAGCACAAAGCAATGCTCATGGAATGACTACAATTTTGCAATGAGTTTAGGACCAATTCAGTCCTGTACATTTAATAAG ATGCTCTCCTCTACTGCATTAAAAGTTGAGTGGCACGGATCAACTAGAATCAAATGCTTGGACCAGAATCCATGTTGTAATAGATG GTACTTCACATTTGATGGGAGTGAATGTAGAGACCCACAACCAATAGAAGGATTGGTGTATGTGGATGATGGTAATGCAACACTTAACATACATCGACATATGAGTG TTGTTGGTTTATGCACTGGATTAAACCAAGGTCTTGTTGATGTGGGGTTCGCCATAGGTAATTGTGATGGTGGTTATGTGAGAGGATATACAAGAACAGGTTGGAACTCAGCATCCAGGATTATAATACAGGAAATACCTGTTAATTGA
- the LOC100185086 gene encoding collagen triple helix repeat-containing protein 1-like isoform X1, which translates to MGFLCYLPELLFLCCLTCSVKAPAALLGSENSEPEVVSVRDTRETVEERLLTVDRNDNEVTTSENSTSVVEACPGIAVIQGPPGVPGIPGSHGIPGVPGIKGEDGECDCIGKVIQFSTKQCSWNDYNFAMSLGPIQSCTFNKMLSSTALKVEWHGSTRIKCLDQNPCCNRWYFTFDGSECRDPQPIEGLVYVDDGNATLNIHRHMSVVGLCTGLNQGLVDVGFAIGNCDGGYVRGYTRTGWNSASRIIIQEIPVN; encoded by the exons ATGGGTTTCCTATGCTACTTGCCAGAATTATTATTCCTATGTTGCCTCACATGTAGTGTAAAGGCACCAGCAGCTCTTTTAGGATCAGAAAACTCAGAGCCTGAAGTGGTATCTGTAAGAGATACAAGAGAGACAGTAGAAGAAAGACTTTTAACAGTGGACCGTAATGACAATGAAGTTACAACA aGTGAAAACTCCACCTCAGTTGTAGAAGCATGCCCAGGTATTGCAGTAATTCAAGGACCTCCTGGTGTGCCTGGTATCCCTGGCTCACATGGAATACCTGGCGTGCCAGGAATTAAGGGAGAAGATGGAGAATGCGACTGCATAGGAAAGGTG ATTCAATTTAGCACAAAGCAATGCTCATGGAATGACTACAATTTTGCAATGAGTTTAGGACCAATTCAGTCCTGTACATTTAATAAG ATGCTCTCCTCTACTGCATTAAAAGTTGAGTGGCACGGATCAACTAGAATCAAATGCTTGGACCAGAATCCATGTTGTAATAGATG GTACTTCACATTTGATGGGAGTGAATGTAGAGACCCACAACCAATAGAAGGATTGGTGTATGTGGATGATGGTAATGCAACACTTAACATACATCGACATATGAGTG TTGTTGGTTTATGCACTGGATTAAACCAAGGTCTTGTTGATGTGGGGTTCGCCATAGGTAATTGTGATGGTGGTTATGTGAGAGGATATACAAGAACAGGTTGGAACTCAGCATCCAGGATTATAATACAGGAAATACCTGTTAATTGA
- the LOC100182727 gene encoding sarcosine dehydrogenase, mitochondrial-like, which produces MSLIWKLNTVSSLQKKFILSSRLKLPSNRLSSHHTVKNDVPYESSIHRKKTENSIKNKIPTEADVVVIGAGSVGCSTAYHLSKLGAGKVVMLEKSQITSGTTWHTAGILWSFRHSESETIMQLQTRDLISKILPEETGEDAGWLETGTLNLARTKHQFIDFLQNSAFAKTMGVEMLQLQPNEINDIHPLLNTSDLYGVIYSPACGTMDPATYCMSYVKAAAKYGLEMIENCTVKGITTKEDYLGLKRVQSVETNLGTIKTNNIVNCAGAWAPYIAQTINENVPQLVYKHAYVVTEAIEGILNTPMVKDHGSIYIKPQGNALQFGGYETNPILVENLPQDFSFGLYDLDWDIFSIHTNAAINRVPAVETTGIRSTVCGPESFTPDGQPNMGESTQVRGYFHGSGFNSGGMMLGGGAGRQLAHWVIHGKPEIDLVNCDIRRHPINLSNPNKWLLEKCHEKFARRYSVHFPHDQSLGGRNQRKGRLYQEHADAGALFGNKFGFERPAYFVKDKDGHPQSNLNVLEYDFYRAYDNKPHDRDYYCDEVLKDCTFEFPEKSHELIGDECMKCRNSVAVFDLSYMAKLYIGGKDANQTVTRLLTRDITNTNNRFVYSLMLNKDAGVECDVLATKITNKSGETEYYITAPTSAAQHCHSHIQHLIQNEKLHSTVEDRTEDISIISVQGPMSGHVMYELTKDTALEKLKYAQWKSTKVGDNEIMLGRVSFVGEFGFEIHCSSDHVNQIFAQVMDKVHKHNGCMAGFRAMESLSTEAGFHHWPHSLNANINPIEARLTQFCSPSTKYLGGEALESLKSLPNQKLLAYFTVDSNVPLIGHEIIWRNNDIVGFLRSSDYGYSLGTNIGYGYVTISSVTDKIIESGDYQIEIMGERYPAKASITTPYLPHLSKMFKMRKFT; this is translated from the exons ATGAGTTTGATTTGGAAATTGAACACGGTTTCTTCTTTACAAAAGAAGTTCATTTTAAGTTCGAGATTAAAACTTCCCTCAAACCGACTCTCGTCACATCATACTGTTAAAAATGATGTTCCTTATGAGAGTTCCATACACCggaaaaaaactgaaaattcaataaagaacaaaatacCAACTGAAGCAGATGTAGTTGTCATAGGGGCTGGCAGTGTTGGATGCAGCACAGCTTATCATCTTTCTAAACTCGGTGCTGGAAAAGTTGTCATGCTTGAAAAAAGTCAAATCACATCAGGAACAACTTGGCACACAGCAG GTATATTGTGGAGCTTCAGACACAGTGAGTCTGAAACGATCATGCAACTTCAGACGAGGGATCTGATCAGTAAGATATTGCCCGAAGAAACAGGTGAAGATGCAGGCTGGTTGGAGACAGGAACATTAAACTTAGCAAGAACAAAACATCAGTTTATAGATTTTCTACAAAACTCAGCG tttGCCAAAACAATGGGTGTGGAGATGCTTCAATTGCAACCAAATGAGATTAATGACATTCATCCTTTGTTAAACACCAGTGATCTGTATGGTGTTATATATTCGCCAGCTTGTGGTACTATGGACCCAGCTACATACTGCATGTCTTATGTAAAAGCTGCTGCAAAATATGGCTTGGAG ATGATTGAAAACTGCACAGTGAAAGGCATAACTACGAAAGAAGATTACCTTGGCCTAAAAAGAGTGCAATCTGTGGAGACTAATCTTGGGAcaatcaaaacaaacaatattgttaaCTGTGCAGGAGCATGGGCACCTTATATAGCACAG ACAATTAATGAGAATGTGCCACAGCTGGTGTATAAGCATGCTTACGTCGTAACTGAAGCAATTGAAGGCATCCTTAACACTCCAATGGTCAAAGACCATGGTTCAATCTATATAAAGCCACAGGGGAATGCATTGCAATTCGGGGGATATGAAACCAACCCAATTTTGGTGGAAAAC TTGCCTCAAGATTTTTCTTTTGGTCTTTATGATTTGGATTGGGACATCTTCAGTATCCACACAAATGCAGCCATCAATAGAGTACCAGCAGTGGAAACAACTGGAATTAGATCAACTGTTTGTGGACCGG AATCCTTTACACCTGATGGGCAACCAAACATGGGAGAATCTACACAAGTGAGAGGATATTTCCATGGGAGTGGATTTAACAGCGGAGGAATGATGTTGGGAGGAGGAGCAGGAAGACAACTCGCTCACTGGGTCATTCATGGAAAACCTGAAATTGATTTGGTGAACTGTGACATCAG GAGGCATCCTATAAATCTATCCAACCCAAACAAATGGTTGTTGGAAAAATGCCACGAGAAATTTGCAAGGCGGTACAGCGTTCATTTTCCCCATGATCAAAGTCTTGGTGGAAGAAACCAACGTAAAGGAAGATTGTATCAG GAGCATGCTGATGCTGGTGCTTTGTTTGGAAATAAGTTTGGATTTGAGCGTCCGGCGTATTTTGTCAAGGACAAAGACGGCCACCCACAATCTAACCTCAATGTGCTTGAATATGATTTCTATCGTGCTTATGACAATAAACCTCATGATCGTGACTATTATTGTGatgaagttttaaaagattgtACTTTTGAATTTCCGGAAAAAAGTCATGAGTTG ATTGGTGACGAATGCATGAAGTGCAGAAACTCAGTGGCTGTGTTTGACTTATCATATATGGCTAAGTTATACATTGGTGGTAAGGATGCCAATCAAACAGTGACAAGGTTGCTTACTAGGGATATAACCAACACCAACAATCGCTTTGTATATTCTCTTATGTTGAATAAAGATGCAGGTGTAGAATGTGATGTTTTGGCTACGAAGATTACAAACAAATCTGGAG aAACTGAATATTACATAACTGCTCCTACATCCGCTGCCCAACACTGCCATTCTCATATTCaacatttaatacaaaatgaaaagttaCATAGCACTGTAGAAGACCGAACGGAAGACATCTCTATCATCAGTGTGCAAGGACCAATgag cgGGCATGTGATGTATGAATTGACCAAAGACACTGCCCtggaaaagttaaaatatgccCAGTGGAAGTCAACTAAAGTTGGTGACAATGAGATAATGCTTGGCAG GGTGTCATTTGTTGGAGAATTTGGGTTTGAGATCCACTGCTCAAGTGACCATGTTAACCAGATATTTGCACAAGTTATGGATAAGGTGCATAAGCATAATGGTTGCATGGCAGGTTTCAGAGCAATGGAATCACTCAGCACTGAAGCag GATTCCACCACTGGCCTCACTcattaaatgcaaatataaaccCCATAGAAGCACGCCTAACCCAATTCTGTTCACCAAGTACAAAGTACTTAGGTGGGGAAGCACTGGAGAGTCTAAAATCCTTACCTAACCAAAAACTTCTTGCTTACTTTACTGTGGACAG caATGTTCCACTTATCGGCCATGAAATTATTTGGAGAAATAATGATATTGTTGGTTTCCTGCGCTCTTCTGATTATGGGTACTCCCTTGGAACTAACATAGGTTATGG atATGTTACGATTTCATCAGTGACCGACAAGATTATTGAGAGTGGTGATTATCAAATTGAAATAATGGGAGAGAGGTATCCGGCCAAAGCAAGCATTACCACCCCATATTTACCACACTTGtccaaaatgtttaaaatgagAAAATTTACATAA
- the LOC100175744 gene encoding pseudouridine-5'-phosphatase-like, translated as MFSHVTHVIFDMDGLLLNTEDLYTEAFQNICSEYGKEYTWSIKMHCMGQKPDASAKYTIDQLNLPLTTEQWKEKLGKQLNVVFSRSKLLPGAKKLVSHLKSKGIPIAICSGSSKAAFVAKTSHHSEFFSQFDPIVLCGDDPEVKHGKPHPDAYNVTNSRFAFPPNPKTVLVFEDAPNGVIAGVEAGMQVVMVPDHRVPNTLTEKATVALKSLEDFKPEDFGLPAYDE; from the coding sequence atgTTTAGTCATGTAACTCATGTTATATTTGATATGGATggacttttattaaatacagaGGATCTTTATACAGAAGCATTTCAAAACATATGCTCTGAATATGGAAAAGAGTATACCTGGTCAATTAAAATGCATTGCATGGGACAAAAACCAGATGCTTCAGCCAAGTATACCATTGACCAATTAAATTTACCTTTGACAACAGAGCAGTGGAAAGAAAAACTTGGAAAACAGTTGAACGTTGTGTTTTCTAGATCCAAACTTCTGCCTGGAGCCAAAAAACTAGTGAGCCATTTAAAATCTAAGGGAATACCGATTGCAATATGTTCCGGCTCTTCCAAGGCTGCATTTGTGGCTAAAACTTCTCACCATTCAGAGTTTTTCTCCCAGTTTGATCCCATTGTTCTTTGTGGGGATGACCCAGAAGTAAAGCATGGAAAACCACATCCAGATGCTTACAATGTGACAAACTCAAGATTCGCTTTTCCTCCTAATCCTAAAACAGTCCTAGTTTTTGAAGACGCACCGAATGGTGTCATCGCTGGTGTGGAAGCGGGCATGCAAGTTGTGATGGTACCAGATCACAGAGTTCCAAATACGCTTACAGAAAAAGCAACTGTTGCCTTGAAAAGTTTAGAGGATTTCAAGCCAGAAGACTTTGGTCTTCCTGCGTATGATGAATAG